A genomic window from Gossypium hirsutum isolate 1008001.06 chromosome D12, Gossypium_hirsutum_v2.1, whole genome shotgun sequence includes:
- the LOC121224472 gene encoding prophenin and tritrpticin precursor gives MANSARLLVLPFFIALSLSCMNVAQGAGTARRLLQATTTTPPIFPNLPPFRGFQFPPYSGPFPEYRLPPFPGISNVPPSAPGFPGSSAPGFPGSSASGFPGSFPSFPAPPTLPNTTP, from the coding sequence ATGGCTAATTCTGCTCGTCTTCTCGTTTTACCTTTCTTCATTGCACTGTCACTTTCATGCATGAATGTTGCTCAAGGGGCGGGGACGGCTCGCCGTCTCTTGCAGGCAACAACGACGACCCCACCAATATTTCCAAATTTGCCTCCCTTTCGTGGCTTCCAGTTTCCTCCTTACAGCGGACCTTTCCCGGAATATAGGTTGCCGCCATTTCCAGGTATTTCAAACGTCCCTCCTTCAGCACCTGGCTTTCCTGGCTCTTCAGCACCTGGCTTTCCTGGCTCTTCAGCATCTGGCTTTCCTGGTTCCTTCCCTTCGTTCCCTGCTCCACCAACATTGCCCAACACTACCCCTTGA
- the LOC121224473 gene encoding RNA-binding protein 12, translating into MASFNCFVLALFMALSFSSVNVGLAARHLLQLPTLPPLPSIPNLPQPTMPTLPQPSIPNPVALPPLPTIPTLPPLPSLPSIPTLPTTIPSFSPPPARTTP; encoded by the coding sequence ATGGCCTCTTTCAATTGCTTTGTTTTAGCATTGTTCATGGCTTTATCGTTTTCAAGCGTCAACGTTGGCCTAGCTGCGCGTCATCTTCTTCAGCTGCCAACATTGCCACCGTTGCCATCGATTCCAAATCTCCCACAGCCAACGATGCCCACCCTGCCGCAACCATCTATACCCAACCCCGTCGCTCTTCCTCCACTGCCTACCATTCCTACCCTGCCACCCTTGCCCAGCTTGCCTTCAATCCCCACTTTGCCAACTACCATTCCATCCTTCTCCCCACCACCTGCTAGAACTACCCCTTGA
- the LOC107920849 gene encoding vegetative cell wall protein gp1, translating to MASFNYMFLSFVLALSFASFDVGFGARHLLQLPQLPPLPVIPNLPMPTIPTLPTTQPSLPRPGAMPPLPAMPNMPTLPNVPRATLPPLPSFPTIPTTIPSIPFLSPPPAPSTP from the coding sequence ATGGCTTCTTTCAATTACATGTTCTTGAGCTTTGTCCTGGCTTTGTCATTTGCAAGCTTTGATGTTGGGTTTGGAGCCCGTCATCTTCTGCAACTGCCTCAGTTACCTCCATTGCCAGTGATCCCAAATCTGCCAATGCCAACGATACCAACATTGCCAACGACTCAACCATCTTTGCCGAGGCCAGGCGCGATGCCTCCACTCCCCGCCATGCCTAACATGCCCACTTTGCCGAATGTACCAAGGGCCACTTTGCCACCATTACCAAGCTTTCCCACAATCCCAACTACGATCCCTTCTATCCCATTCCTCTCCCCGCCACCTGCACCGTCTACTCCATGA